A single Pseudomonas marvdashtae DNA region contains:
- the queC gene encoding 7-cyano-7-deazaguanine synthase QueC, translated as MPKKAVIVFSGGQDSTTCLIHALPMYDEIHCITFDYGQRHRAEIEVARQLCKKFGVAAHKVLDTSLLNELAVSSLTRDNIPVPNVSNAAHGVPSTFVPGRNILFLTLASIYAYQVGAETVITGVCETDFSGYPDCRDQFVRLLNNAIETGMDYKLRIETPLMWLDKAETWALADHHQQLEVIRHHTLSCYNGIQGSGCRECDACHLRARGLEQFLENKVGTMTRLKEKLAL; from the coding sequence ATGCCCAAGAAAGCAGTGATCGTCTTCAGCGGCGGTCAAGACTCAACCACCTGCCTGATTCATGCCTTACCGATGTATGACGAAATACACTGCATCACCTTCGATTACGGCCAGCGCCATCGTGCAGAAATCGAAGTGGCGCGACAGCTTTGCAAAAAATTTGGCGTCGCGGCCCATAAGGTATTGGACACCTCGCTGCTGAATGAACTGGCCGTCAGCAGCTTGACCCGGGACAACATCCCAGTCCCGAATGTCAGCAATGCCGCCCACGGTGTACCCAGCACCTTTGTCCCAGGGCGCAACATCCTGTTTTTAACCTTGGCTTCGATTTACGCCTATCAAGTGGGCGCCGAAACTGTCATCACCGGTGTCTGCGAAACCGACTTCTCAGGCTACCCGGACTGTCGCGATCAGTTCGTCAGGCTCCTGAACAATGCCATCGAAACAGGCATGGATTACAAACTGCGCATTGAGACGCCGCTCATGTGGCTCGACAAGGCAGAAACCTGGGCGCTGGCCGATCATCATCAACAACTGGAAGTGATCAGGCACCACACCCTGTCCTGCTACAACGGCATACAAGGAAGTGGCTGCAGGGAATGTGATGCCTGCCATCTGCGTGCCAGGGGTTTGGAACAGTTTCTCGAAAACAAGGTAGGAACCATGACCCGCCTGAAAGAGAAACTGGCGCTGTAG
- a CDS encoding beta-ketoacyl-[acyl-carrier-protein] synthase family protein: MTAYLNALGVICALGRDKQSVARNLFAGDCSGLRVEAGWVPERTLPVASVPGELAPIPQCLVAQRSRNNQLLLEAGMQIRPEIDQAISTYGRARIGIVLGTSTSGIDEASQGIAHYLREQRFPDGYDYQQQELSAPANFLSDWLGLSGPSYVISTACTSSARALMSARRLLDLGLCDAVLCGGVDSLCKLTLNGFSALEAVSSERCNPFSVNRSGINIGEAAVLFLMSKAPGDEHSIALLGDGASSDAHHISAPEPSGRGARQAMEKALRCAGLDASQIDYLNLHGTATQHNDAMESHAVAGLFSAGVPCSSTKPMTGHTLGAAGALEAAFCWLTLSSQNPDQALPPHVWDGQADPDLPALQWTDTRARLNPTTPRRLMSNSFAFGGNNVSLIIGNAQ, encoded by the coding sequence ATGACCGCCTATTTGAACGCCCTCGGGGTGATCTGCGCCCTGGGCCGAGACAAGCAAAGCGTCGCGCGCAACCTGTTTGCCGGCGATTGCTCGGGCCTGCGTGTCGAAGCCGGCTGGGTGCCTGAGCGGACGTTGCCGGTGGCTTCGGTGCCGGGTGAACTGGCCCCCATCCCGCAATGCTTGGTGGCACAGCGCAGCCGTAACAATCAACTGTTGCTCGAAGCCGGAATGCAGATTCGCCCCGAGATCGACCAGGCGATCAGTACCTATGGCCGCGCCCGCATCGGCATCGTCCTGGGCACCAGCACATCGGGCATCGATGAAGCCAGCCAGGGCATCGCCCACTATTTGCGCGAGCAGCGGTTCCCCGATGGGTACGACTACCAACAGCAGGAACTCAGCGCGCCGGCCAATTTCCTCTCCGACTGGCTTGGCCTGAGCGGTCCGTCCTATGTGATCTCTACTGCCTGCACCTCCAGCGCGCGAGCCTTGATGAGCGCTCGTCGCCTGTTGGACCTTGGCCTGTGCGATGCGGTGCTGTGCGGCGGCGTGGACAGTTTGTGCAAGCTGACGCTCAACGGTTTCTCGGCACTGGAAGCGGTCTCCAGCGAACGCTGCAACCCGTTTTCGGTGAACCGCAGCGGTATCAACATCGGCGAGGCGGCGGTGCTGTTTCTCATGAGCAAGGCGCCAGGCGATGAGCATTCGATCGCCCTGCTCGGTGACGGCGCCAGTTCCGACGCGCACCACATTTCCGCACCCGAACCCAGTGGCCGCGGCGCCCGCCAAGCCATGGAAAAAGCCCTGCGCTGCGCGGGCCTGGACGCCAGCCAGATCGATTATCTGAACCTGCACGGCACCGCCACGCAACATAACGACGCGATGGAAAGCCACGCGGTGGCCGGGCTGTTCTCAGCCGGCGTACCCTGCTCGTCGACCAAACCCATGACCGGCCACACCCTCGGCGCGGCCGGAGCGCTGGAAGCGGCGTTCTGCTGGTTGACCCTGAGCTCACAAAACCCCGACCAGGCACTGCCGCCGCATGTCTGGGACGGCCAAGCCGATCCCGACCTGCCGGCACTGCAATGGACCGACACCCGCGCCCGCCTGAACCCGACAACACCCCGTCGCCTGATGAGCAATTCATTTGCCTTCGGCGGCAACAACGTCAGCCTTATTATCGGAAACGCCCAATGA
- a CDS encoding hotdog family protein, producing MIDWPLAELLPHAGDMILIDRILSFDDEQIHALATVKPDGLFNREDGALPAWVGIELMAQSVAAFAGCHARRRGGSVELGFLLGTRKFECNVECFPLGTELAIHGLRSLEDDNGMGVFECHIRAPGIHATARLNVFRPPHAAQYLNEPSATGTQP from the coding sequence ATGATTGACTGGCCGCTCGCCGAATTGCTGCCTCACGCAGGCGACATGATCCTCATCGACCGGATCCTGTCCTTCGATGACGAGCAGATCCACGCACTTGCCACCGTCAAGCCCGACGGTTTGTTCAACCGTGAAGACGGTGCGCTGCCGGCTTGGGTCGGCATTGAATTGATGGCCCAGAGCGTGGCGGCGTTTGCCGGTTGCCACGCACGCCGACGGGGCGGTTCCGTGGAACTGGGCTTCCTGCTCGGTACGCGCAAATTCGAATGCAACGTCGAGTGTTTCCCCCTCGGCACAGAACTGGCCATCCACGGCCTGCGCTCCCTGGAAGACGACAACGGCATGGGTGTGTTCGAATGCCATATTCGCGCACCCGGCATCCACGCTACCGCGCGCCTGAATGTGTTCCGTCCGCCCCATGCCGCCCAGTACCTCAACGAACCGTCCGCAACAGGAACCCAGCCATGA
- a CDS encoding helix-turn-helix transcriptional regulator, with protein sequence MYKKDRTEQLKNNIKYLIRSRGETRLSLCSASGLTRTTIYNILEGRVVNVQQSTIQKISDFFGVSYKEIETVDLEGREVIESSASLYGNMNPAAVPIIRESQLVDSLGKRIGELVVANPLTYYFGAASNLIGVLLEKDISGVYDRGDLLVVRKGGASNSGEKLVYSRATKKLFVVSEPGFDSDVALVIGEVVEERFNGQ encoded by the coding sequence ATGTATAAGAAAGATAGAACAGAACAACTAAAAAATAACATCAAGTATCTTATCAGGAGTCGAGGTGAAACACGGCTGTCATTGTGCAGTGCCAGTGGTCTGACTCGAACGACTATTTATAATATCCTTGAAGGTAGGGTTGTTAATGTCCAGCAGTCGACTATTCAAAAGATATCCGATTTTTTCGGGGTGTCTTATAAGGAAATAGAAACGGTGGACCTGGAAGGGCGGGAGGTCATAGAAAGCAGCGCTTCGTTATATGGAAATATGAATCCGGCGGCGGTTCCTATTATAAGAGAGAGTCAATTGGTCGACAGCCTGGGCAAAAGAATTGGTGAGCTGGTGGTGGCCAATCCGTTGACCTACTACTTTGGCGCGGCCAGCAATTTGATTGGCGTCCTTCTGGAGAAGGATATTAGCGGCGTGTATGACCGGGGAGACTTATTAGTGGTGAGGAAAGGTGGAGCGAGTAATTCAGGGGAAAAACTCGTCTACAGCAGGGCGACTAAAAAATTATTTGTTGTTAGTGAGCCTGGTTTTGATTCTGATGTGGCTTTGGTAATAGGTGAAGTGGTGGAGGAGCGATTCAATGGCCAATAG
- a CDS encoding PAAR domain-containing protein, whose product MHSSLDAPYTNEISHESLLHLDDLYLEQPRQLEGYGEEVAAFMSRQKAFVEAHPPIAIYRVATEGSQTRNGGTIQQVSSSLTFTLDNGWKVRAAQKGDQVVYADGSTARIITGAGKNNSDIALVGSRLSNGDKIVNTLQKRFMIIVREGVPMAEDFLPALQLAEVHYLYSQRL is encoded by the coding sequence ATGCACTCATCTTTGGATGCCCCCTACACCAACGAAATCTCCCATGAATCTCTTCTCCATTTGGATGACTTGTACTTGGAGCAGCCCCGGCAACTAGAGGGTTACGGCGAAGAAGTCGCGGCATTCATGAGTCGACAAAAAGCCTTCGTCGAAGCTCATCCGCCAATCGCCATCTACCGAGTGGCCACCGAGGGAAGCCAGACGCGCAATGGCGGAACGATCCAGCAAGTGTCATCGTCGTTGACGTTCACCTTGGACAATGGCTGGAAAGTACGCGCCGCGCAGAAAGGCGACCAGGTGGTGTATGCCGATGGCAGCACGGCACGGATCATCACCGGCGCCGGGAAAAACAATAGCGACATTGCACTGGTCGGCAGCCGCCTGAGCAATGGCGACAAGATCGTCAATACGCTTCAGAAACGTTTCATGATCATCGTGCGTGAAGGCGTGCCGATGGCGGAGGATTTTTTGCCTGCTCTTCAACTGGCGGAGGTTCATTACCTGTACTCGCAAAGACTGTAA
- a CDS encoding beta-ketoacyl-ACP synthase — protein sequence MKRVVVTGMSGITSIGSDWDTIAANFAANRSGIRRMHEWDRFTELNTRLAGPIDDYQVPAHWTRKQLRSMGRVSRLAVGSAEQALADAGLLGDPSIKDGRMGVSCGSSTGSTDEIKAFGNMLLNSVAEGLNANSYVRMMPHTTAANISIFFGLTGRLIPTSSACTSGSHGIGYAYEAIKFGRLPLMLAGGAEELCPTEAMVFDALYATSLKNDAPQTSPRPYDKGRDGLVIGEGAGMLVLEDLEHALARGARIHAEIVGFGSNADGQHATRPELSTMRRAMELALEDAGLEPSAIGYVNGHGTATEQGDIAETLATSSLFGEHMPISSQKSFLGHTLGACGALESWFSIEMMNRDLYVHTFNLDEVDPECGKLDYLRNEFRSLSNEYVMNNNFAFGGVNTSLIFRRWH from the coding sequence ATGAAGCGCGTTGTCGTCACCGGCATGTCCGGCATCACCTCGATTGGCAGCGACTGGGACACCATCGCCGCCAACTTCGCCGCCAACCGCAGCGGCATCCGGCGCATGCATGAGTGGGACCGCTTCACCGAGCTGAACACCCGGCTGGCCGGACCTATCGATGACTATCAGGTGCCCGCTCACTGGACCCGCAAGCAACTGCGCAGCATGGGCCGGGTTTCGCGCTTGGCCGTGGGCTCGGCGGAGCAGGCCCTGGCCGACGCCGGGCTGCTGGGCGATCCGTCGATCAAGGATGGGCGCATGGGCGTGTCCTGCGGTTCGTCGACCGGCAGCACCGACGAGATCAAGGCATTCGGCAACATGCTGCTCAACAGCGTCGCCGAAGGGCTGAACGCCAACTCCTATGTGCGCATGATGCCCCACACCACGGCGGCCAATATCAGCATCTTCTTCGGGCTGACCGGACGGCTTATCCCCACGTCCAGCGCTTGCACCAGTGGCAGCCATGGTATTGGCTACGCCTATGAAGCGATCAAGTTCGGTCGCCTGCCGTTGATGCTCGCCGGCGGCGCGGAGGAACTGTGCCCGACCGAAGCAATGGTGTTCGATGCGCTCTACGCCACCAGCCTGAAAAACGACGCACCGCAAACCAGCCCACGCCCCTACGACAAGGGCCGCGACGGACTCGTGATTGGTGAAGGCGCCGGCATGCTGGTACTTGAAGACCTTGAGCACGCCTTGGCCCGCGGCGCACGGATCCATGCTGAAATCGTCGGTTTCGGCAGCAACGCCGACGGCCAACACGCCACCCGCCCCGAATTGAGCACCATGCGCCGCGCCATGGAGCTGGCCCTGGAAGACGCCGGCCTCGAACCGTCCGCGATCGGCTACGTCAACGGCCACGGCACCGCCACCGAGCAGGGCGATATTGCCGAGACCCTGGCCACCAGCAGCCTGTTTGGCGAACACATGCCCATCAGTTCGCAGAAAAGCTTTCTCGGCCATACCTTGGGCGCGTGCGGCGCGCTGGAGTCCTGGTTCAGCATCGAGATGATGAACCGCGACCTGTACGTGCACACCTTCAACCTCGATGAAGTCGACCCCGAATGCGGCAAACTCGATTACCTGCGCAATGAGTTCCGCTCGTTGAGCAATGAATACGTGATGAACAATAATTTTGCCTTTGGCGGGGTCAACACTTCGCTGATCTTCCGCCGCTGGCACTGA
- the fabG gene encoding 3-oxoacyl-ACP reductase FabG, whose amino-acid sequence MTESILVTGSSRGIGRAIALRLAQAGHDIVLHCRSGRAEAEAVLAQILALGRNARVLQFDVSDRAACKAILEADVETHGAYYGVVLNAGLTRDGAFPALSEDDWDVVMRTNLDGFYNVLHPVMMPMIRRRAAGRIVCITSVSGLIGNRGQVNYSASKAGLIGAAKALAIELGKRKITVNCVAPGLIDTAMLDENVPVEELMKMIPAQRMGTPEEVAGAVNFLMSAEAAYITRQVLAVNGGLC is encoded by the coding sequence ATGACTGAATCCATACTGGTCACCGGCTCCAGCCGTGGCATCGGCCGCGCCATCGCCTTGCGCCTGGCCCAGGCCGGGCATGACATTGTATTGCACTGCCGCAGCGGTCGCGCCGAGGCCGAAGCCGTCCTGGCGCAGATATTGGCCCTGGGTCGAAATGCCCGGGTGCTGCAATTCGACGTGTCCGATCGCGCCGCATGCAAGGCCATCCTTGAGGCCGACGTCGAAACCCACGGCGCCTATTACGGCGTGGTGCTCAACGCCGGCCTGACCCGCGATGGCGCCTTCCCGGCCCTGAGCGAGGACGACTGGGATGTGGTGATGCGCACCAACCTCGACGGTTTCTACAACGTGCTGCACCCAGTGATGATGCCGATGATCCGTCGTCGCGCCGCTGGACGAATCGTCTGCATCACCTCGGTTTCCGGGCTGATCGGCAATCGCGGCCAGGTCAACTACAGCGCGTCGAAGGCCGGGTTGATCGGCGCGGCCAAGGCGTTGGCAATCGAGCTGGGCAAGCGCAAGATCACCGTCAACTGCGTCGCGCCGGGCTTGATCGACACCGCCATGCTTGATGAAAACGTACCCGTGGAAGAATTGATGAAAATGATCCCCGCCCAGCGCATGGGCACCCCGGAAGAAGTGGCTGGCGCGGTGAACTTCCTGATGTCCGCCGAAGCGGCCTACATCACCCGGCAAGTCCTCGCCGTCAACGGAGGCTTGTGCTGA
- a CDS encoding DUF3261 domain-containing protein: MIRGLLIGCLLLLSACSSHAPLPERTLTLALPLQLHIERQLAGQRQDWLLVIQRENSGIRWSMMDPLGIPLARQRLVDGQWQADGLLPPNAEARELFAALLFALTPEAELAGNYPTARQQSTQRTLDARWQVRYEQPLDFELSLPEGPHYRITPLTENAP; the protein is encoded by the coding sequence ATGATCCGTGGCCTGTTGATCGGTTGTCTGCTGCTGCTCAGTGCCTGCTCCAGCCACGCGCCGCTGCCGGAACGTACGCTGACCCTGGCGCTGCCGCTGCAATTGCACATCGAACGGCAACTGGCCGGCCAACGCCAGGATTGGTTACTGGTGATCCAGCGCGAAAACAGCGGGATCCGTTGGTCGATGATGGACCCGCTGGGCATCCCCCTGGCCCGCCAGCGCCTGGTCGATGGCCAGTGGCAGGCCGACGGTTTGCTACCACCGAACGCCGAAGCCCGGGAGCTGTTCGCCGCGCTACTGTTCGCCCTGACGCCCGAAGCGGAGCTGGCCGGCAACTATCCCACCGCTCGGCAGCAGAGCACCCAGCGGACCCTCGATGCACGCTGGCAGGTGCGCTACGAGCAACCGCTGGACTTCGAACTGAGCCTGCCTGAAGGCCCGCATTACCGCATCACACCGTTGACCGAGAACGCCCCATGA
- a CDS encoding class I SAM-dependent methyltransferase, producing MSYLSDNYVEETRFGFWFLRSHTWQHHVLRVAINDLRGLFSTLPPSNPVLLDAGCGQGKSFQYLRQVFAPQQLIGVDADPHSLALSTAEAARQGMAVELIGSDCATLAVPDASVDLLFCHQTFHHLVEQEKALAEFYRVLKPGGYLMFAESTEAYIDTWVIRWLFRHPMHVQKSAAQYLAMIRDQGFQFEDHNVSYPYLWWSRAKDFGLLERLGLRRPKPFGEREETLVNVVARKPLEGDAR from the coding sequence ATGAGCTACCTGAGCGACAACTACGTCGAAGAAACCCGCTTCGGTTTCTGGTTCTTGCGCAGCCACACCTGGCAGCACCATGTGTTGCGCGTGGCGATCAACGATCTGCGCGGTCTGTTCAGCACTTTGCCGCCCTCCAACCCGGTGTTATTGGACGCCGGATGTGGCCAGGGCAAGTCGTTTCAATACCTGCGCCAAGTATTCGCACCACAACAACTGATTGGCGTCGACGCCGACCCGCACAGCCTGGCGTTGAGCACCGCAGAAGCTGCCCGCCAGGGCATGGCCGTGGAGCTGATCGGCAGCGACTGCGCGACGTTGGCGGTGCCTGACGCAAGCGTGGACCTGCTGTTCTGCCACCAGACTTTTCATCATTTGGTCGAGCAGGAAAAAGCCCTTGCCGAGTTTTACCGCGTGCTCAAGCCTGGCGGCTACCTGATGTTCGCCGAATCCACCGAGGCCTACATCGACACCTGGGTGATCCGCTGGCTGTTCCGCCACCCGATGCACGTGCAGAAAAGCGCCGCGCAGTACCTGGCGATGATTCGCGATCAAGGGTTCCAGTTCGAAGACCACAACGTCTCCTACCCGTACTTGTGGTGGAGCCGAGCCAAGGATTTCGGCCTGCTGGAACGCTTGGGCCTGCGCCGGCCCAAGCCGTTTGGCGAGCGGGAGGAAACCCTGGTCAACGTGGTCGCCCGCAAGCCGCTCGAAGGAGACGCCCGATGA
- a CDS encoding DUF6124 family protein: MQKVIPNATESQDVSTVDTHQEHPECISRVFTVLPNIDTQSLLCHASETLASLNVMSTDLAGELQGANRSMAMALQQLTELGELLVNRALENLEPPVGTPDASLNNQR; encoded by the coding sequence ATGCAAAAGGTCATCCCAAACGCCACGGAATCACAGGATGTTTCTACCGTCGACACACATCAAGAACACCCAGAATGCATTAGTCGAGTCTTTACTGTCCTCCCCAACATCGATACCCAATCCCTGCTCTGCCACGCCAGCGAAACCCTCGCCTCCCTGAACGTCATGTCCACCGACCTCGCCGGCGAGCTGCAAGGCGCAAACCGCAGCATGGCAATGGCCCTTCAACAACTGACAGAGCTTGGCGAGCTGCTGGTCAATCGTGCTTTGGAGAACCTGGAGCCCCCCGTAGGCACGCCGGACGCTTCGTTAAACAATCAACGTTAA
- a CDS encoding NAD(P)/FAD-dependent oxidoreductase encodes MSTVEMERRQVVIIGAGPSGAIAAALLKRRGHDVLVIERQHFPRFSIGESLLSHCLDFVEEAGMLDAVNAAGFQRKNGAAFAWGERYSAFDFGDTFSEGKPTTFQVQRADFDKLLADQAALQGVEIRYGQAIANVDFTLAKPQLGVQREDGSEYRVEADFVLDASGYGRVLPRLLDLEAPSNFPVRQAVFTHIEDRIDGPAFDREKILITTHPSKRDVWFWTIPFSGGRCSVGVVAAAEHFEGRTEDLDACLRGFINETPSLAGVLQNAVWDTPARTIGGYSANVKTLHGPGFALLGNAAEFLDPVFSSGVTIAMRSASMAAGVLHRQLQGESVDWQSEFAEPLKRGVDTFRCYVEGWYAGTFQDVIFYTEGSADIRRMISSILAGYAWDQRNPFVSEPKRRLRMLSEICASPTS; translated from the coding sequence GTGTCAACAGTTGAAATGGAACGTCGACAGGTCGTGATCATCGGCGCAGGGCCTTCCGGCGCCATTGCCGCTGCGCTGCTCAAGCGCAGGGGCCACGATGTGCTGGTCATCGAGCGCCAGCATTTTCCACGGTTCTCAATCGGCGAGAGCCTGCTGTCCCATTGCCTGGACTTCGTCGAAGAAGCCGGCATGCTCGACGCGGTCAACGCCGCCGGCTTCCAGCGCAAGAACGGCGCGGCGTTCGCCTGGGGCGAGCGCTACAGCGCCTTCGATTTCGGCGACACCTTCAGCGAAGGCAAGCCCACCACGTTCCAGGTCCAGCGCGCCGACTTCGACAAGTTGCTCGCCGACCAAGCCGCGCTGCAAGGCGTGGAAATCCGTTACGGCCAGGCCATCGCCAACGTAGATTTCACCCTGGCCAAGCCGCAACTGGGCGTGCAGCGCGAGGACGGCAGCGAGTACCGGGTCGAGGCCGACTTCGTGCTCGATGCCAGCGGCTACGGCCGAGTCCTGCCGCGTCTGTTGGACCTTGAGGCACCCTCGAACTTCCCGGTGCGCCAGGCGGTGTTCACTCACATCGAGGATCGCATCGACGGCCCAGCCTTCGACCGCGAAAAAATCCTCATCACCACCCATCCGAGCAAACGCGACGTGTGGTTCTGGACCATTCCGTTCAGCGGTGGCCGCTGCTCCGTGGGCGTGGTCGCGGCGGCAGAACATTTCGAGGGACGCACCGAAGACCTCGACGCCTGCCTGCGCGGCTTCATCAATGAAACTCCAAGCCTGGCCGGTGTCCTGCAGAACGCTGTGTGGGACACCCCGGCGCGCACCATCGGCGGCTACTCGGCCAACGTCAAGACATTGCACGGCCCTGGCTTCGCCCTGCTGGGCAACGCTGCGGAATTCCTCGACCCGGTGTTTTCCTCCGGCGTGACCATCGCCATGCGCTCGGCGAGCATGGCCGCGGGCGTGCTGCATCGTCAGCTACAAGGCGAAAGCGTCGATTGGCAGAGCGAGTTCGCCGAGCCGCTCAAGCGCGGCGTCGACACCTTCCGCTGCTATGTCGAGGGCTGGTACGCCGGCACGTTCCAGGACGTGATTTTCTACACCGAAGGTTCCGCCGACATCCGGCGCATGATCAGTTCGATCCTGGCCGGCTACGCCTGGGACCAGCGTAATCCCTTCGTCAGCGAACCCAAGCGGCGCCTGCGCATGCTTTCGGAAATCTGCGCGAGCCCGACGTCATGA
- a CDS encoding queuosine precursor transporter: protein MANSVEIENDKYKLLGFERNKKLAIIMVMTTGKVIKVKLNELVGSEIVDNLNKVEIKDIYRKFYSGGSAVTAYEVSDRHERSWMAYVVLNLMLFGLYIFTNVAAAKLVHIELFDIVVTPGLFLYPLTFLIVDLLNEFYGLRLARKAILLAFVSNAFILALLSFTNWLPGLTGWKLDAHYGEVVTHVSAALIASSVSFLFSEYVNSYLLSKIKRLTNSRFLFLRVFVSTFFAVILDSFIFCFIAFYGKMGNAELLSIIYVQIAIKICFALFNILPAYGARSLFKRYITNVQPA from the coding sequence ATGGCCAATAGTGTGGAGATTGAGAATGATAAATACAAGCTCTTGGGTTTTGAGAGAAACAAAAAGCTTGCGATCATTATGGTGATGACGACCGGGAAGGTGATAAAAGTAAAGCTAAACGAGTTGGTGGGAAGTGAGATTGTAGATAATTTGAATAAGGTTGAAATTAAGGATATTTACAGGAAGTTTTATTCTGGCGGTAGCGCGGTGACTGCTTATGAAGTCAGCGATCGTCATGAGCGGTCTTGGATGGCCTATGTGGTGCTGAACTTAATGCTGTTCGGGCTCTATATCTTCACCAATGTTGCTGCGGCGAAGCTGGTCCATATAGAACTGTTTGATATTGTTGTGACTCCAGGGCTTTTTTTATATCCGTTGACATTTCTCATCGTGGATCTGCTTAATGAGTTCTATGGGCTTAGGCTTGCAAGGAAGGCGATATTGCTTGCTTTTGTAAGTAATGCTTTTATCCTTGCGCTACTGAGTTTTACCAATTGGCTTCCCGGGTTGACGGGTTGGAAGTTGGATGCGCATTATGGGGAAGTTGTTACTCATGTGTCAGCTGCATTAATAGCGTCTTCGGTTTCTTTTCTGTTTTCGGAGTACGTTAACTCTTATTTGTTGAGCAAGATAAAGAGGCTTACAAATTCTAGGTTTTTATTTCTGAGAGTGTTTGTCAGTACTTTTTTTGCGGTTATTCTCGATAGTTTTATTTTCTGTTTTATCGCCTTTTATGGAAAGATGGGAAACGCTGAGCTGTTGAGTATAATATATGTGCAGATAGCAATAAAAATTTGCTTCGCTCTATTCAATATCCTCCCCGCTTATGGGGCGAGGTCATTGTTCAAGCGTTATATCACTAACGTCCAACCTGCTTGA